One Burkholderia pyrrocinia DNA segment encodes these proteins:
- a CDS encoding ABC transporter ATP-binding protein: protein MKSDDVIVSFRGVRKTYDGETLVVKSLDLDIHRGEFLTLLGPSGSGKTTCLMMLAGFEFPTGGEIRLDGELLNNVPPHKRNIGMVFQNYALFPHLTVEQNVAYPLSVRKLPAAERAERVAHALKMVQMERFAKRYPAQLSGGQQQRIALARALVFEPKLVLMDEPLGALDKQLREHMQYELKALHEKLGVTFVYVTHDQGEALTMSDRVAVFDKGIVQQLDTVDRLYESPCNEFVANFIGDSNRLRGTIARVDGEFCEFRLDDGTKLVGRHIGEAAEGASAVACIRPERMSLAAHGANGHANGAAANRLTGEARSLIYFGDHVRMRCALPGQDECFVKVPLGTGALDAFSPGAPVALAFAPEHLRVFA from the coding sequence ATGAAGTCCGATGATGTGATCGTCAGCTTTCGCGGTGTGCGGAAGACCTACGACGGCGAGACGCTGGTCGTCAAGTCGCTCGACCTCGATATCCACCGCGGGGAATTCCTGACGCTGCTCGGGCCGTCGGGTTCGGGCAAGACGACCTGCCTGATGATGCTCGCCGGTTTCGAGTTTCCGACCGGCGGCGAGATCCGCCTCGACGGCGAACTCCTGAACAATGTGCCGCCGCACAAGCGCAACATCGGCATGGTGTTCCAGAACTACGCGCTGTTCCCGCACCTGACGGTCGAGCAGAACGTCGCGTATCCGCTGAGCGTGCGCAAGCTGCCGGCCGCCGAGCGCGCGGAGCGGGTCGCGCATGCGCTGAAGATGGTGCAGATGGAGCGCTTCGCGAAACGCTATCCGGCGCAGTTGTCGGGCGGCCAGCAGCAGCGCATCGCGCTGGCGCGTGCGCTCGTGTTCGAGCCGAAGCTCGTGCTGATGGACGAGCCGCTGGGCGCGCTCGACAAGCAACTGCGCGAACACATGCAGTACGAACTGAAGGCGCTGCACGAGAAGCTCGGCGTGACCTTCGTCTACGTGACGCACGACCAGGGCGAGGCGTTGACGATGTCCGATCGTGTGGCCGTGTTCGACAAGGGCATCGTGCAGCAGCTCGACACCGTCGACCGCCTGTACGAATCGCCGTGCAACGAATTCGTCGCGAACTTCATCGGCGACAGCAACCGGCTGCGCGGCACCATCGCGCGCGTCGACGGCGAATTCTGCGAGTTCCGGCTCGACGACGGTACGAAGCTCGTCGGCCGCCATATCGGCGAAGCCGCCGAGGGCGCGTCGGCCGTCGCGTGCATCCGCCCCGAACGCATGAGCCTCGCCGCGCACGGCGCGAACGGGCACGCGAACGGCGCAGCCGCGAACCGGCTGACCGGCGAGGCGCGCAGCCTCATCTATTTCGGCGATCACGTGCGCATGCGCTGCGCGCTGCCGGGCCAGGACGAATGCTTCGTGAAGGTGCCGCTCGGCACCGGCGCGCTCGACGCGTTCTCGCCCGGCGCGCCGGTCGCGCTCGCGTTCGCGCCCGAGCACCTGCGCGTGTTCGCGTGA
- a CDS encoding PLP-dependent aminotransferase family protein, giving the protein MDTVILADWLSARLDRGSSEPMYRQLLQQMQQAILTGELGPGTKLPSSRTLAADLSIARNTVLHVYDQLTAEGYVLTTTGSGTYVADTRPDAAAIRAPGAAPPPSDAGTLPLPDAQGSLSMRGRRLIEHAGVSRRQWGAFMPGVPDVSEFPSRTWSRLQARLWKEANPELLTYAPGGGYRPLRRALADYLRVARSVKCSPDQVIITTGIHQSIDLAVRLLSDIGDRAWVEEPCYWGVRSVMQAAGLTLAPVPVDQEGLAPRASDMQHPPRLVLVTPSHQYPLGMVMSLARRRMLLEYARQHRCWIIEDDYDSEFRYGSRPLASLQGLDDGGRVIYVGSLGKMLFPGLRMGYMVVPEHLVDTFRTGLSELYREGQLMQQAVLAEFIMDGHLTSHVRRMRTLYGERRQLMIDAIRARFGDALPVMGDEAGLHLVLGLPDACDDRAVTQSAFDAGVIVRPLTSYYSNLDTARRGLLLGYACVAHEGIKPAFDTLAATIERHLPQHITRAA; this is encoded by the coding sequence TTGGATACCGTGATCCTTGCCGACTGGCTCTCCGCCCGCCTCGACCGCGGCTCGTCCGAGCCGATGTACCGGCAGTTGCTCCAGCAGATGCAGCAGGCCATCCTGACCGGGGAATTGGGGCCTGGAACGAAACTGCCCAGTTCCCGGACGCTCGCGGCGGACCTGTCGATCGCGCGCAATACCGTTCTGCATGTGTACGACCAGTTGACGGCCGAAGGCTACGTGCTGACGACGACCGGCAGCGGCACCTACGTGGCCGACACGCGGCCGGACGCCGCCGCGATCCGCGCGCCGGGCGCCGCGCCGCCGCCGTCCGACGCCGGCACGCTGCCGCTGCCGGACGCGCAGGGCAGCCTGTCGATGCGCGGCCGGCGACTGATCGAGCACGCCGGCGTGTCGCGGCGCCAGTGGGGCGCGTTCATGCCGGGCGTGCCGGACGTGTCGGAGTTTCCGAGCCGCACGTGGAGCCGCCTGCAGGCGCGGCTATGGAAGGAGGCGAACCCCGAGCTGCTGACCTATGCGCCGGGCGGCGGCTATCGGCCATTGCGGCGCGCGCTCGCCGATTACCTGCGCGTCGCGCGCTCGGTCAAATGCTCGCCGGACCAGGTGATCATCACGACGGGCATTCATCAGTCGATTGATCTCGCGGTGCGGCTGCTGTCCGACATCGGCGATCGCGCGTGGGTCGAGGAGCCATGCTACTGGGGCGTGCGCAGCGTAATGCAGGCGGCCGGGCTCACGCTCGCGCCGGTACCGGTCGACCAGGAAGGGCTCGCCCCGCGTGCCAGCGACATGCAGCATCCGCCGCGGCTCGTGCTCGTCACGCCGTCGCATCAGTACCCGCTCGGGATGGTGATGAGCCTCGCGCGGCGCCGGATGCTGCTCGAATACGCGCGCCAGCACCGCTGCTGGATCATCGAGGACGATTACGACAGCGAATTCCGCTACGGCAGCCGCCCGCTCGCGTCGCTGCAGGGGCTCGACGACGGCGGCCGCGTGATCTACGTCGGCAGCCTCGGCAAGATGCTGTTCCCGGGCCTGCGGATGGGCTACATGGTCGTGCCCGAGCATCTGGTCGACACCTTCCGCACCGGGCTGTCGGAGCTGTATCGCGAAGGCCAGTTGATGCAGCAGGCCGTGCTCGCCGAATTCATCATGGACGGCCACCTGACTTCTCACGTCAGGCGGATGCGCACGCTGTACGGCGAGCGCCGGCAACTGATGATCGACGCGATCCGCGCGCGCTTCGGCGACGCGCTGCCCGTGATGGGCGACGAGGCCGGCCTGCATCTGGTGCTCGGCCTGCCCGATGCCTGCGACGATCGCGCGGTCACGCAGAGCGCGTTCGACGCGGGCGTGATCGTGCGCCCGCTCACCAGCTACTACAGCAACCTCGACACCGCGCGGCGCGGCCTGCTGCTCGGCTATGCGTGCGTCGCGCACGAAGGCATCAAGCCCGCGTTCGACACGCTCGCTGCGACCATCGAGCGGCATCTGCCGCAGCACATCACGCGCGCGGCATGA
- a CDS encoding lipase secretion chaperone, whose protein sequence is MTAREGRAPLARRAAIYGVVGLAAITGVAMWSGAGWHRGTGSAGESPDAAAVGGVAAAPPQAAVPASTGLPSSLAGSSAPRLPLDAGGHLAKSRAVRDFFDYCLTAQSDLSAAALDALVAREIAAQLDGTAAQAEALDVWHRYRAYLDALTKLRDAGAVDKSDLGALQLALDQRASIAYRTLGEWSQPFFGAEQWRQRYDLARLKIAQDRTLTDAQKAERLAALEQQMPADERAAQQRVEKQRAAIDRISQLQKSGATPDAMRAQLTQTLGPEAAARVAQMQQDDASWQSRYADYAAQRAQIESAGLSPPDRDAQIAALRQRTFTKPGEAVRAASLDRGTGTAQ, encoded by the coding sequence ATGACGGCACGTGAAGGGCGCGCGCCGCTGGCGCGGCGCGCTGCGATCTACGGTGTCGTGGGGCTGGCGGCGATCACCGGCGTCGCGATGTGGAGCGGTGCGGGATGGCATCGCGGTACAGGGTCCGCCGGCGAGTCGCCGGATGCGGCGGCGGTGGGCGGCGTGGCTGCGGCACCGCCGCAGGCCGCCGTGCCGGCGAGCACGGGCCTGCCGTCGTCGCTGGCCGGTTCCAGCGCGCCGCGGCTGCCGCTCGATGCCGGCGGCCATCTCGCGAAGTCGCGCGCGGTGCGCGATTTCTTCGACTACTGCCTGACCGCGCAGAGCGACCTGAGTGCGGCCGCGCTCGATGCGCTCGTCGCGCGCGAGATTGCCGCGCAGCTCGACGGCACGGCCGCACAGGCCGAGGCGCTCGACGTGTGGCACCGCTATCGCGCGTATCTCGACGCGCTTACGAAATTGCGCGATGCCGGCGCGGTCGACAAGTCCGATCTGGGCGCACTGCAGCTTGCGCTCGACCAGCGCGCGTCGATCGCGTATCGCACGCTCGGCGAGTGGAGCCAGCCTTTTTTCGGCGCGGAGCAGTGGCGGCAGCGCTACGATCTCGCGCGGCTGAAGATCGCGCAGGATCGCACGCTGACCGATGCGCAGAAGGCCGAGCGGCTCGCGGCGCTCGAGCAGCAGATGCCGGCCGACGAACGCGCCGCGCAGCAGCGTGTCGAGAAGCAGCGGGCCGCGATCGACCGGATCTCGCAACTGCAGAAGAGCGGGGCGACGCCCGATGCGATGCGCGCGCAACTGACCCAGACGCTCGGGCCCGAGGCTGCCGCGCGCGTCGCGCAGATGCAGCAGGACGATGCGTCGTGGCAGAGCCGCTACGCGGACTATGCGGCGCAGCGTGCGCAGATCGAGTCGGCCGGCCTGTCGCCGCCGGACCGCGACGCGCAGATCGCCGCCTTGCGGCAGCGCACGTTCACGAAGCCCGGCGAAGCCGTGCGCGCGGCTTCGCTCGATCGCGGCACGGGCACCGCGCAATAA
- a CDS encoding triacylglycerol lipase: MARSMRSRVVAGAVACAMSVAPFAGTTAVMTLATTHAAMAATAPADNYATTRYPIILVHGLSGTDKYAGVLEYWYGIQEDLQQHGATVYVANLSGFQSDDGPNGRGEQLLAYVKTVLAATGATKVNLVGHSQGGLTSRYVAAVAPDLVASVTTIGTPHRGSEFADFVQGVLAYDPTGLSSSVIAAFVNVFGILTSSSNNTNQDALASLKTLTTAQAATYNQNYPSAGLGTPGSCQTGAPTETVGGNTHLLYSWAGTAIQPTLSAFGVTGATDTSTIPLVDPANALDPSTLALFGTGTVMINRGSGQNDGLVSKCSALYGQVLSTSYKWNHIDEINQLLGVRGANAEDPVAVIRTHANRLKLAGV; the protein is encoded by the coding sequence ATGGCCAGATCGATGCGTTCCAGGGTGGTGGCAGGGGCAGTGGCATGCGCGATGAGCGTCGCGCCGTTCGCGGGGACGACCGCGGTGATGACGCTCGCGACGACGCATGCGGCGATGGCGGCGACCGCGCCCGCCGACAATTACGCGACGACGCGTTATCCGATCATCCTCGTGCACGGGCTCTCGGGCACCGACAAGTACGCGGGCGTGCTCGAGTACTGGTACGGCATCCAGGAAGACCTGCAGCAGCATGGCGCGACCGTCTACGTCGCGAACCTGTCGGGCTTCCAGAGCGACGACGGCCCGAACGGGCGCGGCGAACAGTTGCTTGCGTACGTGAAGACGGTGCTCGCCGCGACGGGCGCGACCAAGGTCAATCTCGTCGGTCACAGCCAGGGCGGGCTCACGTCGCGTTATGTCGCGGCTGTCGCGCCCGATCTCGTCGCATCGGTGACGACGATCGGCACGCCGCATCGCGGCTCCGAATTCGCCGACTTCGTGCAGGGCGTGCTCGCATACGATCCGACCGGGCTTTCGTCATCGGTGATCGCGGCATTCGTCAATGTGTTCGGAATCCTTACGAGCAGCAGCAACAACACGAACCAGGACGCGCTCGCGTCGCTGAAGACGCTGACGACCGCCCAGGCCGCCACGTACAACCAGAACTATCCGAGTGCGGGCCTTGGCACGCCGGGCAGTTGCCAGACCGGTGCACCGACGGAAACCGTCGGCGGCAACACGCATCTGCTGTATTCGTGGGCCGGCACGGCGATCCAGCCGACGCTCTCCGCGTTCGGTGTCACGGGCGCGACGGACACGAGCACCATTCCGCTCGTCGATCCGGCGAACGCGCTCGACCCGTCGACGCTCGCGCTGTTCGGCACGGGCACGGTGATGATCAACCGCGGCTCGGGCCAGAACGACGGGCTCGTGTCGAAGTGCAGCGCGCTGTACGGCCAGGTGCTGAGCACGAGCTACAAGTGGAACCATATCGACGAGATCAACCAGTTGCTCGGCGTGCGCGGCGCGAATGCGGAAGATCCGGTCGCGGTGATCCGCACGCATGCGAACCGGCTGAAGCTGGCGGGCGTGTAA
- a CDS encoding TonB-dependent copper receptor: MTIFQLRAPRASRNACARRVPRMLKLTVPALAVGALAATAAAETTRAAGVPADDAAVLLPPVEVVASPLTTPLVVVTDPKAPRQPLPASDGADYLKTIPGFTSIRSGGTNGDPVLRGMFGSRLNILANGMPTLGACPNRMDAPTSYIAPESYDKVTVVKGPQTVMYGPGASAGTVLFERVTPRFDKPGMRFEGSLVGGSFGRNDQNIDVTAGTPDVYGRVTANHAHSQDYKDGNGNTVPSQWDKWNADAALGWTPDDHTRVELTAGTGDGYAKYAGRGMDGAHFRRETFGLSFDKRHLGDVLDRIEARVYYNEADHVMDNYTLRQPDPTSSMPMRMAAEVRRRTFGARAAATFRFGDDFKLVTGVDAQSNRLDSRSAMGRQNYGDQPWNAQATMWNAGVFGELTWYASDVSRVIGGARVDYASVRDKRATTSGMMMSKPNPTFDDDRARVLPSGFVRYECDLASLPVTWYAGIGHAERYPDYWELFSAKRGPAGSVNAFSAVQPEKTTQLDIGAQYKSDRFDAWVSAYAGYVQDFILFNYAAGMMGPTTQATNVNAQIMGGEAGVSWRPVAPLRVETSLAYAWGRNVASGDPLPQMPPLEARIGLEYTQGAWSAGGLWRIVAPQHRDALNEGNVVGKDFGPSAGFGVLSLHTQYNVSKTVQISVGVDNVLNKAYTEHLNLAGNAGFGYPANAPVMEPGRTAWVRVSAKL, from the coding sequence ATGACCATTTTCCAGTTGCGTGCGCCGCGGGCATCACGCAATGCCTGTGCGCGGCGCGTGCCGCGCATGCTGAAACTCACCGTTCCCGCGCTCGCCGTCGGTGCGCTGGCCGCGACTGCCGCCGCCGAAACGACGCGCGCGGCCGGCGTGCCTGCGGACGACGCGGCCGTGCTGCTGCCACCCGTCGAAGTTGTCGCGTCGCCGCTGACGACGCCGCTCGTCGTCGTCACGGATCCGAAGGCGCCGCGCCAGCCGCTGCCCGCCAGCGACGGCGCGGATTACCTGAAGACGATTCCCGGCTTCACATCGATTCGCAGCGGCGGCACGAACGGCGACCCCGTGCTGCGCGGGATGTTCGGTTCGCGGCTGAACATCCTGGCGAACGGGATGCCGACGCTCGGCGCCTGCCCGAACCGGATGGATGCGCCGACTTCGTACATCGCGCCGGAAAGCTATGACAAGGTCACGGTTGTCAAGGGGCCGCAGACGGTGATGTACGGTCCCGGCGCGTCGGCCGGTACCGTGCTGTTCGAGCGCGTGACGCCGCGGTTCGACAAGCCGGGCATGCGTTTCGAGGGCAGCCTCGTCGGTGGCTCGTTCGGGCGCAACGACCAGAACATCGACGTGACGGCCGGCACGCCTGACGTCTACGGCCGCGTGACCGCGAACCACGCGCATTCGCAGGACTACAAGGACGGCAACGGCAACACCGTACCGTCGCAGTGGGACAAGTGGAACGCCGATGCGGCGCTCGGCTGGACGCCCGACGACCACACGCGGGTCGAACTGACGGCCGGCACGGGCGACGGCTACGCGAAGTATGCAGGCCGCGGGATGGACGGCGCGCATTTCCGCCGCGAGACGTTCGGCCTGTCGTTCGACAAGCGGCATCTCGGCGACGTGCTCGACCGGATCGAGGCACGCGTGTACTACAACGAAGCCGACCACGTGATGGACAACTACACGTTGCGGCAACCCGACCCGACCAGCAGCATGCCGATGCGGATGGCGGCGGAGGTGCGGCGTCGCACGTTCGGCGCACGCGCGGCCGCGACGTTTCGCTTCGGCGACGACTTCAAGCTCGTGACGGGTGTCGATGCGCAATCGAACCGGCTCGATTCGCGCTCGGCGATGGGGCGGCAGAACTACGGCGACCAGCCGTGGAATGCGCAGGCGACGATGTGGAACGCGGGCGTGTTCGGCGAACTGACGTGGTACGCGAGCGACGTGTCGCGCGTGATCGGCGGCGCGCGTGTGGACTACGCGAGCGTACGCGACAAGCGCGCGACGACGAGCGGCATGATGATGAGCAAGCCGAACCCGACCTTCGACGACGATCGCGCACGCGTGCTGCCGAGCGGCTTCGTGCGCTACGAGTGCGATCTCGCGTCGCTGCCCGTCACGTGGTACGCGGGCATCGGTCATGCGGAGCGCTATCCCGACTACTGGGAGCTGTTCTCGGCGAAGCGCGGGCCGGCCGGTTCGGTCAACGCGTTCTCGGCGGTGCAGCCGGAGAAGACCACGCAGCTCGACATCGGCGCGCAATACAAGAGCGACCGGTTCGATGCGTGGGTGTCGGCCTACGCGGGCTACGTGCAGGACTTCATCCTGTTCAACTACGCGGCCGGCATGATGGGCCCGACCACGCAGGCGACCAACGTCAACGCGCAGATCATGGGCGGCGAGGCAGGCGTGTCGTGGCGGCCGGTTGCACCGCTGCGCGTCGAGACGTCGCTCGCGTATGCGTGGGGGCGCAACGTGGCGAGCGGCGATCCGCTGCCGCAGATGCCGCCGCTCGAGGCGCGCATCGGGCTCGAATACACGCAAGGCGCGTGGTCGGCCGGTGGGCTGTGGCGGATCGTTGCGCCGCAACATCGCGATGCACTGAATGAGGGCAACGTGGTCGGCAAGGACTTCGGCCCGAGCGCCGGATTCGGCGTGCTGTCGCTGCATACGCAGTACAACGTCAGCAAGACCGTGCAGATCTCGGTCGGCGTCGACAACGTGCTGAACAAGGCCTACACCGAGCACCTGAACCTCGCCGGCAACGCGGGCTTCGGCTATCCGGCGAACGCGCCGGTGATGGAGCCGGGTCGTACCGCATGGGTACGCGTGAGCGCGAAGCTGTAG
- a CDS encoding DUF2946 domain-containing protein, whose product MLHRHRHLTAWLGVLAIWFAIAAPLVSQWRIAQAATPDAIVCSAEHGAHRSPDAGRMHDHALHLDACGYCGFFAHSPAIGSPAAASFASASVVSDSAAVPPTVAARTDRYPRAYPRAPPERA is encoded by the coding sequence ATGCTGCACCGACATCGTCACCTGACCGCCTGGCTTGGCGTGCTCGCGATCTGGTTCGCGATCGCGGCGCCGCTGGTGTCGCAGTGGCGCATCGCGCAGGCGGCCACGCCTGACGCGATCGTCTGCAGTGCAGAGCACGGTGCGCATCGGTCGCCCGATGCGGGCCGCATGCACGATCACGCGCTGCATCTCGATGCGTGCGGCTACTGCGGTTTCTTCGCACACAGTCCCGCGATCGGCTCGCCTGCCGCCGCATCGTTCGCTTCCGCTTCCGTCGTTTCCGATTCCGCCGCCGTGCCGCCTACCGTCGCGGCGCGCACCGACCGCTATCCGCGCGCGTATCCACGCGCACCGCCCGAGCGCGCCTGA
- a CDS encoding cytochrome b: MRNILAKQTRYSSPAIFFHWAIFLLVALAYLAIEIRGPKGSDSRVFWMNVHLTAGTFVLVLSVLRVLWRVVSRVPEAIPQAALLRWLSKLSHVALYVFIIAQPLLGIMMINLGGKPVSLDWLGVSFTLFGPDKALRPTIKAAHELIGNAFYFVIGLHALAALYHHFIRRDDVLRRIAP, encoded by the coding sequence ATGAGAAACATCCTCGCGAAACAGACGCGCTACAGCTCGCCCGCGATCTTCTTCCACTGGGCCATCTTCCTGCTGGTGGCGCTGGCCTACCTGGCCATCGAGATTCGCGGGCCGAAAGGCAGCGACAGCCGGGTGTTCTGGATGAACGTGCACCTCACCGCGGGCACGTTCGTGCTCGTGCTGTCGGTGCTGCGTGTGCTGTGGCGGGTCGTCAGCCGCGTGCCGGAAGCCATTCCGCAGGCCGCGCTGCTGCGCTGGCTCTCGAAGCTCTCGCATGTCGCGCTCTATGTGTTCATCATCGCGCAGCCGCTGCTCGGCATCATGATGATCAACCTGGGCGGCAAGCCGGTGTCGCTCGACTGGCTCGGCGTGTCGTTCACGCTGTTCGGCCCCGACAAGGCGCTGCGGCCGACGATCAAGGCAGCACACGAGCTGATCGGCAACGCGTTCTACTTCGTGATCGGCCTGCATGCACTGGCCGCGCTGTACCACCATTTCATCCGGCGCGACGACGTGTTGCGCCGCATCGCACCCTGA
- a CDS encoding Pr6Pr family membrane protein: MSKAFFVAAYRLTAALLAVSTTLHSIAGYWGMPAFQLGNYLSYFTQLSSLYAAVMLAAGLWRIARPGSARYESMRGAAVLYVLITAIVYELLLARVDALRHVTPAFNNWVLHRIVPLVMLCDWLYVEPRSPIARRSALAWLGFPGVYLGYTLVRGALENWYPYPFVDPRPHGYLPVAIQCSLIALGAAALALGIRWLGNHARQSGTATLKEG; the protein is encoded by the coding sequence ATGAGCAAGGCGTTCTTCGTTGCGGCCTACCGGCTGACTGCCGCGTTGCTCGCGGTGTCCACGACGTTGCACAGCATCGCCGGCTACTGGGGCATGCCCGCGTTTCAGCTCGGCAATTACCTCAGCTACTTCACGCAACTGAGCAGCCTCTATGCGGCCGTGATGCTGGCCGCGGGGCTCTGGCGCATCGCGCGCCCCGGCTCGGCCCGCTACGAATCGATGCGCGGCGCGGCCGTGCTGTACGTGCTGATCACCGCGATCGTCTACGAACTCCTGCTCGCGCGCGTCGATGCGCTGCGCCACGTCACGCCGGCATTCAACAACTGGGTGCTGCACCGGATCGTGCCGCTCGTCATGCTGTGCGACTGGCTGTACGTGGAGCCGCGCTCGCCGATCGCGCGGCGCAGCGCGCTCGCGTGGCTCGGCTTTCCGGGCGTCTATCTCGGCTACACGCTCGTGCGCGGCGCGCTGGAGAACTGGTATCCCTATCCGTTCGTCGATCCGCGGCCGCACGGCTACCTGCCGGTGGCGATCCAGTGCTCGCTGATCGCGCTCGGCGCGGCGGCACTCGCACTGGGCATCCGCTGGCTCGGCAATCACGCGAGACAGTCCGGCACCGCGACGCTGAAGGAAGGATGA